A genomic window from Anoplolepis gracilipes chromosome 6, ASM4749672v1, whole genome shotgun sequence includes:
- the LOC140666893 gene encoding uncharacterized protein, which yields MEQVLTHQSTLINSVEEYFAWEVRCDDYIKSLEEQSRIKRPRISIGYRQLLIAKIARLEGLKNALRKRFVHAGAGHSAHQAALFWREIDTAFENRISTGAIINSNYIEPRQFLEDASDIVLEHVRDAIETHCSVKVNTMFNGEFVAGEKHDDKSVSTKNCELFRTSDLREWYEQRVIEPTLASLEEFQERDSGWALSRILNLTVNINKYNPMRAGCHIILPRKIMMKRAIVNVRSKDNACFAWAVTAAMYPAERRVERELSYPRYTDVLNLRDIEFPVTLNQIKKFEINNNISINVYTIENENIVPIRLSEQKRDKHANLLYIQDAQDIGHFAWIKNLSRLVSSQLNKHNGQKYICDRYVYLILLIFFKINI from the coding sequence atggagCAGGTTTTAACGCATCAATCCACCTTGATAAATTCGGTGGAGGAGTACTTTGCGTGGGAGGTGCGATGCGATGATTATATCAAGTCGTTGGAAGAGCagagtcgaattaaacgaccgcgaatatcgatcggatatcgacaattgttgatcgcaaagatcgcgcgactcgaaggactgaaaaatgcGTTGCGCAAACGTTTCGTACACGCGGGTGCCGGACACAGCGCGCATCAAGCTGCACTATTTTGGCGAGAAATTGATACAGCGTTCGAGAACCGTATATCGACTGGTGCGATAATCAATAGCAATTATATCGAACCTCGCCAGTTTCTCGAAGACGCGAGTGATATCGTGCTCGAACATGTGCGAGACGCTATCGAAACACActgcagtgtgaaagtgaatactatgtttaacggtgagtttgtggcgggTGAAAAGCACGACGATAAAAGTGTAAGTACAAAAAACTGTGAACTATTTCGTACATCTGATTTACGCGAATGGTACGAGCAACGTGTTATCGAGCCCACTTTAGCatctctcgaagaatttcaagaacgtgatagtgggtgggcattatcgcgtatacttaatttgactgtaaatataaataaatataatcctatgcgtgcgggatgtcatattatattaccgcgaaagataatgatgAAGCGAGCGATAGTTAACGTGCGAtccaaagacaatgcatgtttcgCATGGGCAGTGACTGCTGCTATGTATCCCGCTGAAAGAAGGGTTGAACGAGAATTATCGTACCCGCGTTACACGGATGTGCTAAATCTTCGAgacattgagtttccagtgactcttaatcaaattaaaaagtttgaaattaacaacaatatttcaatcaatgtgtacaccatcgaaaacgaaaatattgttcctattcgtctttcggagcaaaagagggacaagcacgccaatttgctctacattcaagatgcgcaagatatcggacatttcgcgtggatcaagaatttatcgcgactcgtgagttcgcaactcaataaacacaatggacaaaaatatatctgtgatcggtatgtatatttaatattattgatttttttcaaaataaatatataa
- the LOC140667013 gene encoding uncharacterized protein yields MCIVDVSKMCLYEFHHDYMIPMYKEKCKVMYTDTDSLIYHIECEDVYENMKRDIGKFDTSDYAIDNAYGIPLVNKKVPGLMKDENNGMIMTEFVGLRAKMYALKIDGKKDTKKVKGVKNSVVAKTITFDDYMQCLNEGIEMTRQQSSIRSKMHKVYTMRQKKIALSPHDDKRYIIPKSIDTLPWGHYRISL; encoded by the coding sequence atgtgtatagttgatgtatccaagatgtgtttgtacgaatttcatcacgattacatgattccaatgtataaagaaaaatgtaaagtcatgtacaccgacacggatagtctcatatatcacattgagtgcgaagacgtgtacgagaatatgaagcgCGACATCGGCAAGTTCgacacgagcgactatgcgatagacaatgcgtacggtataccgctcgtgaataaaaaggtaccgggtctgatgaaggatgaaaacaacggtatgataatgacagaatttgtcgggcttagagcaaaaatgtatgcgctaAAAATAGATGGTAaaaaggatacgaaaaaggtaaaaggtgtcAAGAATAGCGTCGTCGCGAAAACGATAACATTTGACGATTACATgcagtgtttgaacgaaggaaTTGAAATGACGCGACAGCAATCgagtataagatcaaaaatgcataaagtatataccatgcggcagaaaaaaattgctctaagtccacacgatgataaacggtatataatacctaaaagtatcgatacgctaccatgggggcattacagaatatcgttgtaa